In Curtobacterium sp. TC1, the following proteins share a genomic window:
- the fdxA gene encoding ferredoxin produces MTYVIAQPCVDVKDRACIDECPVDCIYEGDRSLYIHPDECVDCGACEPVCPVEAIYYEDDLPDEWADYYKANVEFFQEVGSPGGAAKVGVIHKDHPVVMAEPPRG; encoded by the coding sequence GTGACCTACGTGATCGCCCAGCCCTGTGTCGACGTCAAGGACCGCGCCTGCATCGACGAATGCCCCGTCGACTGCATCTACGAGGGCGACCGGTCGCTGTACATCCACCCCGACGAGTGCGTCGACTGTGGTGCGTGCGAGCCGGTCTGCCCGGTCGAGGCCATCTACTACGAAGACGACCTGCCCGACGAGTGGGCCGACTACTACAAGGCCAACGTCGAGTTCTTCCAAGAGGTCGGCTCGCCCGGTGGTGCCGCGAAAGTCGGTGTGATCCACAAGGACCACCCGGTCGTCATGGCCGAACCGCCCCGCGGCTGA
- a CDS encoding amidohydrolase, which produces MTLDLLSLYQDLHAHPELGFQEHRTAGIVADRLAEIGGIEVTTGVGGTGVVGVLANGEGPVVWLRADMDGLPVQERTGLPYASQHRGTDEDGNDVPTMHACGHDIHVTWLLGALERLAATTGDWHGTVVAVFQPAEEVISGARAMVEDGLVDRFPKPDVVLGQHSAPAPVGIVAIGSGPVMASSDRLTVTFNGRGAHGSAPQASLDPVVTAASAVVRLQTVVSREVSPSDAGVVTVGSFHAGTRANIIPDQAVIEISTRARNEETRARIIASIERIVRAESDAGGLPEPTIVRSPGAEVTVNDAESAARVFAAVSAAVPGARELEIGLAMASEDVGQLATAAGVPLVYWFTGITDPELFRRGEDIPSNHSPFYAPQAETAIPVGVDALVAATRAYVA; this is translated from the coding sequence GTGACTCTCGACCTCCTCTCGCTGTACCAGGACCTGCACGCCCACCCCGAGCTCGGTTTCCAGGAGCACCGCACCGCGGGCATCGTGGCCGACCGGCTCGCCGAGATCGGTGGCATCGAGGTGACCACCGGCGTCGGCGGCACCGGGGTCGTCGGCGTGCTGGCGAACGGCGAGGGCCCGGTGGTGTGGCTCCGCGCCGACATGGACGGCCTGCCGGTCCAGGAGCGCACGGGTCTGCCCTACGCCAGCCAGCACCGTGGTACCGACGAGGACGGCAACGACGTCCCGACGATGCACGCCTGCGGCCACGACATCCACGTCACCTGGCTGCTCGGCGCGCTCGAGCGCCTGGCGGCGACCACGGGCGACTGGCACGGCACGGTCGTGGCGGTCTTCCAGCCGGCGGAGGAGGTCATCTCCGGCGCCCGCGCGATGGTCGAGGACGGCCTGGTCGACCGGTTCCCGAAGCCCGACGTGGTCCTCGGTCAGCACTCGGCTCCGGCGCCCGTCGGCATCGTCGCGATCGGTTCCGGTCCGGTGATGGCGTCGAGCGACCGACTGACGGTCACGTTCAACGGCCGCGGGGCCCACGGTTCCGCACCGCAGGCGTCCCTCGACCCGGTCGTCACCGCCGCGTCCGCCGTCGTCCGGCTGCAGACCGTCGTGTCGCGCGAGGTCTCGCCGAGCGACGCCGGGGTCGTCACCGTCGGCAGCTTCCACGCCGGCACCCGCGCCAACATCATCCCCGACCAGGCCGTCATCGAGATCTCGACGCGTGCCCGCAACGAGGAGACCCGCGCGCGGATCATCGCGTCGATCGAGCGGATCGTCCGGGCGGAGAGCGACGCCGGTGGCCTGCCCGAGCCGACGATCGTGCGGTCGCCGGGTGCCGAGGTGACGGTGAACGACGCCGAATCCGCCGCTCGGGTGTTCGCGGCCGTGAGCGCTGCCGTGCCGGGAGCGCGCGAGCTCGAGATCGGGCTGGCGATGGCGTCGGAGGACGTCGGTCAGCTCGCGACGGCGGCGGGCGTCCCGCTCGTGTACTGGTTCACGGGGATCACCGACCCGGAGCTGTTCCGCCGTGGCGAGGACATCCCGAGCAACCACTCGCCGTTCTACGCCCCGCAGGCCGAGACCGCGATCCCGGTGGGCGTCGACGCACTGGTCGCCGCGACGCGCGCCTACGTCGCCTGA
- a CDS encoding PH domain-containing protein, which produces MHTTIVAPGLRRLALVLWVVAVALVPLALLGGSNPWLVPIPSICIAFVAWAALWRPRVELTPEHLRIVDVRRTSTYTWSRVTEVRTKYGIEVVSSEGVRRLWIATRPTARLTAQVPGRPGGPDHLDVDAAAALVLTLVPAPAPQDGPPPATVVPAPITHRVHGWTVLAFVVLGIAASLAAARL; this is translated from the coding sequence GTGCACACCACCATCGTCGCCCCGGGTCTTCGCCGCCTCGCCCTCGTCCTCTGGGTCGTCGCGGTGGCGCTCGTCCCCCTGGCGCTGCTCGGTGGCAGCAACCCCTGGCTCGTGCCGATCCCGAGCATCTGCATCGCGTTCGTGGCGTGGGCCGCGCTCTGGCGTCCGCGCGTCGAGCTGACGCCCGAGCACCTGCGGATCGTGGACGTCCGCCGCACCAGCACCTACACGTGGTCGCGCGTCACCGAGGTGCGCACCAAGTACGGCATCGAGGTCGTCTCGAGCGAGGGCGTCCGCCGCCTGTGGATCGCGACCCGCCCGACCGCGCGGCTCACCGCGCAGGTCCCGGGCCGACCGGGAGGCCCGGATCACCTCGACGTCGATGCTGCGGCCGCGCTGGTGCTGACCCTCGTGCCCGCACCGGCACCGCAGGACGGCCCGCCTCCGGCGACCGTGGTCCCGGCACCGATCACCCACCGGGTGCACGGCTGGACGGTGCTGGCGTTCGTCGTGCTCGGGATCGCGGCGTCGCTCGCGGCGGCCCGGCTGTAG
- a CDS encoding PIG-L family deacetylase, producing the protein MSKASVTRPERVLFVHAHPDDETLSSGGTIATLLELGAEVTVLTATRGERGEMLTERLTPLAGDAQRVAAHRETEIDAALAALGGPVHLWLGGRGARPTDLPERRYVDSGMQWGPDGRATAADDAPADSLTAADLGEVVDDVRAAIRSTGADAVVSYADDGGYGHPDHVRVHHAARYAARAEEVAFSMIVAPDDGDADVTVDVLPVRAKVRAAVEQYRSQVTVDPVDPADPTALSWVMPHGVRQHAPAVETFRHDADQQPPAPQTYAEMSGQGKVAAVAVALVLGLVTGGLGTVTHQQTIGAAAFPIGMVITTLLVVGLTVGIRLLYRSRAMVAAIGIGILVATQVLVSVGGQGSPLVLANAAGYVWTFAPAVIAALVLAWPDLSGLRSRTAPGRE; encoded by the coding sequence ATGTCGAAGGCTTCCGTCACGCGCCCCGAGCGCGTCCTGTTCGTGCACGCCCACCCCGACGACGAGACCCTGTCGTCCGGTGGGACGATCGCCACCCTGCTCGAGCTCGGCGCCGAGGTCACCGTGTTGACGGCGACCCGTGGTGAGCGCGGCGAGATGCTCACCGAGCGGCTCACGCCCCTCGCCGGTGACGCGCAGCGCGTCGCCGCGCACCGCGAGACCGAGATCGACGCGGCGCTCGCGGCCCTCGGCGGCCCCGTGCACCTGTGGCTCGGCGGTCGCGGGGCGCGTCCGACCGACCTGCCGGAACGCCGGTACGTCGACTCCGGCATGCAGTGGGGACCGGACGGCCGGGCGACCGCAGCCGACGACGCCCCCGCCGACTCGCTGACCGCCGCCGACCTCGGCGAGGTCGTCGACGACGTCCGTGCCGCGATCCGCTCCACCGGGGCGGACGCGGTCGTGAGCTACGCCGACGACGGCGGGTACGGACACCCCGACCACGTGCGCGTGCACCACGCCGCCCGGTACGCGGCCCGGGCGGAAGAGGTCGCGTTCTCGATGATCGTCGCCCCGGACGACGGAGACGCCGACGTCACCGTCGACGTCCTGCCGGTGCGGGCGAAGGTGCGCGCCGCCGTCGAGCAGTACCGCTCGCAGGTGACGGTCGACCCGGTGGACCCCGCCGACCCGACGGCGCTGTCGTGGGTGATGCCGCACGGCGTCCGCCAGCACGCCCCCGCGGTCGAGACCTTCCGGCACGACGCCGACCAGCAGCCCCCGGCACCGCAGACCTACGCCGAGATGTCCGGCCAGGGCAAGGTCGCGGCGGTCGCCGTCGCGCTCGTACTCGGGCTCGTCACCGGTGGGCTCGGCACGGTGACGCACCAGCAGACCATCGGTGCCGCCGCGTTCCCGATCGGCATGGTGATCACCACGCTGCTCGTGGTCGGGCTCACGGTGGGCATCCGGCTGCTGTACCGGTCGCGGGCCATGGTCGCCGCGATCGGCATCGGCATCCTCGTCGCCACGCAGGTGCTCGTCTCGGTCGGTGGGCAGGGCTCGCCGCTCGTGCTGGCGAACGCCGCCGGGTACGTCTGGACGTTCGCACCCGCCGTCATCGCCGCCCTGGTGCTCGCGTGGCCGGACCTGTCGGGGCTGCGGTCCCGGACGGCCCCGGGCCGCGAGTAG
- a CDS encoding ABC transporter family substrate-binding protein, translating to MRKRIKGIAVLATAAAAAVVLAGCSGGGQAGNSSSAVAESSLKSTGWTVADRADVKDGGSITLPIDTAPANFQINNLDSGTVDDQTIAGTYLPSFIQFKENGEWEANKDFATSVELTKDSPQTVEIKINPKAVWSDGTPISAKDVIANWKALNGTNKAFAPLATNVWEDVDSVKQGSDEQDVIMTFSKTNADWASVLGTIYPYWAVDTPEHFNTAWAKGPYAADGKTYVSGGPYIVKSFDANGGVLTFEKNPKWWGDEGKLDTIVFKTVSRDGVAQAYGNKELDAFNLNGSADNLKTANSRSDSKIERSLGTTQRQITLNGTSDVFKDQDVRQAFAQAINRKVLAQAILSPVKSPGDVLNNLTYLPGQDGYQDDVSSVYGYSTDKAKSKLEDAGWKVGSDGYATKGGKELDVRFVIPSDNPNSANVAQLVQQQTKLAGFKVTIDTVPSDDFFTKYITTDGRDFDATYFAWQGTPFPISSLKSIYYPADAGQNYTGVTDDSLGAAWDKANAELDPDARIKDAQAIDKKIVAVAGTIPLFAEPYAWGVRKDLVNYGPAQFQQYSVKWQDVGYTK from the coding sequence ATGCGAAAGAGGATCAAGGGCATCGCCGTGCTGGCCACCGCTGCGGCTGCGGCCGTCGTGCTGGCCGGCTGCTCCGGCGGTGGACAGGCGGGCAACAGCAGCTCCGCGGTCGCCGAGTCGTCGCTGAAGTCGACCGGTTGGACCGTCGCCGACCGCGCGGACGTCAAGGACGGCGGGTCGATCACCCTGCCGATCGACACCGCACCGGCGAACTTCCAGATCAACAACCTCGACTCCGGGACCGTCGACGACCAGACGATCGCCGGGACCTACCTGCCGAGCTTCATCCAGTTCAAGGAGAACGGCGAGTGGGAGGCGAACAAGGACTTCGCGACCTCGGTCGAGCTGACCAAGGACTCGCCCCAGACCGTCGAGATCAAGATCAACCCGAAGGCCGTGTGGTCCGACGGCACCCCGATCAGCGCGAAGGACGTCATCGCCAACTGGAAGGCGCTGAACGGCACGAACAAGGCCTTCGCACCCCTCGCCACCAACGTGTGGGAGGACGTCGACTCCGTCAAGCAGGGCTCGGACGAACAGGACGTCATCATGACGTTCTCGAAGACGAACGCCGACTGGGCGAGCGTCCTCGGCACCATCTACCCGTACTGGGCCGTCGACACCCCCGAGCACTTCAACACGGCCTGGGCCAAGGGTCCGTACGCCGCTGACGGCAAGACCTACGTCTCCGGTGGCCCGTACATCGTGAAGTCCTTCGACGCCAACGGCGGCGTGCTCACCTTCGAGAAGAACCCGAAGTGGTGGGGCGACGAGGGCAAGCTCGACACCATCGTCTTCAAGACGGTCTCGCGTGACGGTGTCGCGCAGGCGTACGGCAACAAGGAGCTCGACGCGTTCAACCTGAACGGCAGCGCCGACAACCTCAAGACGGCGAACTCGCGCTCCGACTCGAAGATCGAGCGCTCGCTCGGCACCACGCAGCGGCAGATCACGCTGAACGGCACGTCGGACGTCTTCAAGGACCAGGACGTGCGCCAGGCGTTCGCGCAGGCCATCAACCGCAAGGTCCTCGCCCAGGCGATCCTGTCGCCGGTGAAGAGCCCGGGTGACGTGCTCAACAACCTGACGTACCTGCCCGGTCAGGACGGCTACCAGGACGACGTGTCGAGCGTCTACGGCTACAGCACCGACAAGGCGAAGTCGAAGCTCGAGGACGCCGGCTGGAAGGTCGGTTCGGACGGCTACGCGACCAAGGGCGGCAAGGAACTCGACGTCCGATTCGTGATCCCGTCGGACAACCCGAACTCGGCGAACGTCGCGCAGCTCGTGCAGCAGCAGACGAAGCTCGCCGGCTTCAAGGTCACGATCGACACCGTCCCCTCGGACGACTTCTTCACGAAGTACATCACCACCGACGGCCGTGACTTCGACGCCACGTACTTCGCGTGGCAGGGCACGCCGTTCCCGATCTCGTCGCTCAAGTCGATCTACTACCCCGCCGACGCCGGCCAGAACTACACCGGTGTGACGGACGACTCGCTCGGCGCGGCATGGGACAAGGCGAACGCCGAGCTCGACCCCGATGCCCGCATCAAGGACGCGCAGGCGATCGACAAGAAGATCGTCGCCGTCGCCGGCACCATCCCGCTGTTCGCCGAGCCGTACGCCTGGGGTGTCCGCAAGGACCTCGTGAACTACGGTCCCGCGCAGTTCCAGCAGTACTCGGTCAAGTGGCAGGACGTGGGCTACACCAAGTAG
- the typA gene encoding translational GTPase TypA — translation MALATRSDLRNVAIVAHVDHGKTTLVDAMLTQTNSFDAHFEGEDRMMDSNDLEREKGITILAKNTSVLYNGKHATEFGADGPITINVIDTPGHADFGGEVERGLSMVDGVVLLVDASEGPLPQTRFVLRKALAAKLPVILLVNKTDRPDSRIDEVVSESQDLLLGLASDLSDEVDDLDLDAILDVPVVYASGRAGAASRNKPADGSLPDNDDLEPLFEAILQHVPAPKYDDQHPLQAHVTNLDASPFLGRLALLRIFHGTMKKGQTVAWVKHDGTVANARITELLITKALERYPAESAGPGDIVAVAGFDTITIGETLTDPEDVRPLPTITVDDPAISMTIGTNTSPLVGKVKGHKLTARMVKERLDRELIGNVSLKVLDIGRPDAWEVQGRGELALAILVEQMRREGFELTVGKPQVVTKRDENGKLQEPYEHMTIDTPEEYLGAITQLMAARKGRMENMTNHGTGWVRMEFIVPSRGLIGFRTSFLTETRGTGIANAISHGYDEWAGPIQTRINGSIVSDRSGVVTPFAITNLQERMTFFVNPTEEVYEGMVIGENSRADDMDVNITKEKKLTNMRSANADSFESMTPSRQLSLEECLEFAREDECVEVTPAVVRIRKVELDAQARQRSYARLKRQDA, via the coding sequence ATGGCGCTCGCCACCCGGTCCGACCTGCGCAACGTCGCCATCGTGGCACACGTCGACCACGGCAAGACCACCCTCGTCGACGCGATGCTCACGCAGACCAACTCGTTCGACGCCCACTTCGAGGGCGAAGACCGCATGATGGACTCGAACGACCTCGAGCGCGAGAAGGGCATCACGATCCTCGCGAAGAACACGTCGGTGCTCTACAACGGCAAGCACGCGACCGAGTTCGGCGCGGACGGCCCCATCACCATCAACGTGATCGACACCCCGGGTCACGCCGACTTCGGTGGCGAGGTCGAGCGCGGCCTGTCCATGGTCGACGGCGTCGTGCTGCTGGTCGATGCGTCCGAGGGCCCGCTGCCCCAGACGCGCTTCGTGCTCCGCAAGGCGCTCGCCGCCAAGCTCCCGGTGATCCTGCTCGTCAACAAGACGGACCGCCCGGACTCCCGCATCGACGAGGTCGTCTCCGAGTCGCAGGACCTGCTCCTCGGCCTGGCGTCCGACCTGTCGGACGAGGTCGACGACCTCGACCTCGACGCGATCCTCGACGTCCCCGTGGTCTACGCCTCGGGCCGTGCCGGTGCCGCGTCGCGCAACAAGCCGGCCGACGGCTCGCTGCCCGACAACGACGACCTCGAGCCGCTGTTCGAGGCGATCCTGCAGCACGTCCCCGCGCCGAAGTACGACGACCAGCACCCGCTGCAGGCCCACGTCACCAACCTCGATGCGTCGCCGTTCCTCGGTCGCCTCGCGCTGCTGCGCATCTTCCACGGCACGATGAAGAAGGGCCAGACGGTCGCGTGGGTCAAGCACGACGGCACCGTCGCGAACGCCCGCATCACCGAGCTCCTCATCACCAAGGCGCTCGAGCGCTACCCCGCCGAGTCGGCGGGCCCCGGTGACATCGTCGCCGTCGCCGGCTTCGACACGATCACCATCGGTGAGACGCTGACCGACCCCGAGGACGTCCGTCCGCTGCCGACCATCACGGTCGACGACCCGGCGATCTCGATGACGATCGGCACGAACACCAGCCCGCTCGTCGGCAAGGTCAAGGGCCACAAGCTGACCGCCCGCATGGTCAAGGAGCGCCTCGACCGCGAGCTCATCGGCAACGTCTCGCTCAAGGTCCTCGACATCGGTCGCCCCGATGCCTGGGAGGTCCAGGGCCGTGGTGAGCTCGCGCTCGCCATCCTGGTCGAGCAGATGCGTCGCGAGGGCTTCGAGCTCACCGTCGGCAAGCCGCAGGTCGTCACGAAGCGTGACGAGAACGGCAAGCTGCAGGAGCCGTACGAGCACATGACGATCGACACGCCGGAGGAGTACCTCGGCGCGATCACGCAGCTCATGGCGGCGCGCAAGGGCCGCATGGAGAACATGACGAACCACGGCACCGGCTGGGTGCGCATGGAGTTCATCGTCCCGTCCCGTGGCCTGATCGGCTTCCGCACGTCGTTCCTGACCGAGACCCGCGGCACCGGCATCGCCAACGCGATCTCGCACGGCTACGACGAGTGGGCCGGCCCGATCCAGACCCGCATCAACGGCTCGATCGTGTCCGACCGCTCGGGTGTCGTCACGCCGTTCGCCATCACGAACCTGCAGGAGCGGATGACGTTCTTCGTCAACCCCACCGAAGAGGTCTACGAGGGCATGGTCATCGGCGAGAACTCGCGCGCCGACGACATGGACGTCAACATCACGAAGGAGAAGAAGCTCACGAACATGCGTTCGGCGAACGCCGACTCCTTCGAGTCGATGACGCCGTCGCGCCAGCTCTCCCTCGAGGAGTGCCTGGAGTTCGCGCGCGAGGACGAGTGCGTCGAGGTCACCCCGGCCGTCGTCCGCATCCGCAAGGTCGAGCTCGACGCGCAGGCCCGCCAGCGCTCGTACGCCCGCCTGAAGCGTCAGGACGCGTAA
- a CDS encoding CPBP family intramembrane glutamic endopeptidase, producing the protein MSRRRTWVEITIVLLLSLGASALYSILQIIDDLSQTTPLGEQSTALNTSSTTVQYVDLARQLLGIAVDLAPVALVCFLLWSTSRPHLARLGIDRFRVKPDLGGPALIALCIGIPGLALYFAGRALGITVDVDPAALNSYWWTVPVLLLSAIRSGLQEEVIVIGYLYARLGDLGWGRWQVILSTALLRGSYHLYQGFGAFVGNAVMGIVFGWIYTKWGRLMPLIVTHCLLDAAVFIGYPWVANAFPQLFS; encoded by the coding sequence ATGAGCCGACGGCGAACGTGGGTCGAGATCACGATCGTGCTGCTCCTGTCGCTGGGTGCCAGCGCGCTGTACTCGATCCTGCAGATCATCGACGACCTGTCGCAGACGACCCCGCTCGGCGAGCAGTCGACGGCGCTCAACACGTCGTCGACGACGGTGCAGTACGTCGACCTGGCCCGGCAGTTGCTCGGCATCGCGGTGGACCTGGCGCCGGTCGCGCTCGTCTGCTTCCTGCTGTGGAGCACCTCGCGCCCGCACCTGGCCCGGCTCGGCATCGACCGCTTCCGCGTGAAGCCCGACCTGGGTGGCCCGGCGCTCATCGCACTCTGCATCGGGATCCCGGGGCTCGCCCTCTACTTCGCCGGGCGTGCCCTCGGCATCACGGTGGACGTCGACCCGGCCGCCCTGAACTCCTACTGGTGGACGGTGCCGGTCCTGCTGCTGTCGGCGATCCGCTCCGGCCTGCAGGAAGAGGTGATCGTGATCGGGTACCTCTACGCCCGGCTCGGTGACCTCGGGTGGGGCCGGTGGCAGGTGATCCTGTCGACGGCACTGCTGCGCGGCAGCTACCACCTGTACCAGGGCTTCGGCGCGTTCGTCGGCAACGCCGTGATGGGCATCGTGTTCGGCTGGATCTACACGAAGTGGGGCCGACTGATGCCCCTGATCGTCACGCACTGCCTGCTCGACGCCGCGGTGTTCATCGGCTACCCCTGGGTCGCGAACGCGTTCCCCCAGCTGTTCTCCTAG
- a CDS encoding peroxiredoxin, which translates to MSIPEVGESAPTFTLPGMIVRDGVRTDDEYDLSSEIGRTVVLAFYPGDATAVCTAQLCSYQAELDEFDDLGAVVWGISPQALDSHETFARGSSLTFPLLSDTAGSVIRDYGVRAPGIGLRRSVFVIGPDGVVRWRHVGLVGLRFPKAETIREQIELLVS; encoded by the coding sequence ATGAGCATCCCCGAGGTCGGCGAGTCCGCGCCGACGTTCACCCTGCCGGGCATGATCGTCCGCGACGGGGTACGGACCGACGACGAGTACGACCTGTCGTCGGAGATCGGCCGGACCGTGGTGCTCGCCTTCTACCCCGGCGATGCGACGGCCGTGTGCACCGCACAGCTCTGCAGCTACCAGGCCGAGCTCGACGAGTTCGACGACCTCGGCGCCGTGGTGTGGGGCATCAGCCCGCAGGCCCTCGACTCGCACGAGACGTTCGCGCGCGGTTCCTCGCTCACGTTCCCCCTGCTGAGCGACACCGCCGGCTCGGTGATCCGCGACTACGGCGTGCGTGCGCCGGGGATCGGACTGCGCCGGTCGGTGTTCGTGATCGGCCCGGACGGGGTCGTGCGCTGGCGGCACGTGGGCCTGGTCGGCCTCCGGTTCCCGAAGGCCGAGACGATCCGCGAACAGATCGAACTGCTCGTCTCGTGA
- a CDS encoding ABC transporter permease, with translation MLAFIAKRIVNYIVLTIVATTLGYILASTTLNPAARFLGRNPAVPQGTIDASLRKLGADPDTPLIVRTWTWWSNLVTHGSLGMSTRGTEVTADIVARSGTSLRLLVIGTLLGAILGVLLGVWNAVRQYRTSDQVSTYLSFAVLATPTFVIAVVLMILATAMNQGLGTQVIRFTGEYTPGVNGFFPVLGDRLIHLLLPTISLTIGAVATYSRYQRSAMLDVLSNDFIRTARSKGRTRGSAIMRHGVRVALIPMSTFFAYSFGLILTGASITELVFSWHGMGEYFVQGITNNDINAASGTILFTAILVLIAGTLADLLYAALDPRVRV, from the coding sequence ATGCTTGCCTTCATCGCAAAGCGGATCGTCAACTACATCGTCCTGACGATCGTCGCGACGACCCTCGGCTACATCCTCGCCAGCACCACGCTGAACCCGGCTGCCCGGTTCCTGGGCCGCAACCCGGCCGTACCGCAGGGCACGATCGACGCGTCCCTGCGGAAGCTCGGCGCGGATCCGGACACCCCGCTGATCGTCCGGACGTGGACCTGGTGGTCGAACCTCGTCACGCACGGGTCGCTCGGCATGAGCACGCGCGGCACCGAGGTCACGGCCGACATCGTCGCCCGCTCCGGCACGAGCCTGCGCTTGCTGGTCATCGGCACCCTGCTCGGCGCGATCCTCGGGGTGCTGCTCGGTGTCTGGAACGCCGTCCGCCAGTACCGCACGTCGGACCAGGTCTCGACGTACCTGTCCTTCGCGGTGCTCGCCACCCCGACCTTCGTCATCGCCGTCGTCCTGATGATCCTGGCGACCGCGATGAACCAGGGCCTCGGCACCCAGGTGATCCGGTTCACGGGTGAGTACACGCCGGGCGTGAACGGGTTCTTCCCGGTGCTCGGCGACCGGCTGATCCACCTGTTGTTACCCACGATCTCGCTGACCATCGGCGCCGTCGCCACGTACTCGCGGTACCAGCGCTCCGCGATGCTCGACGTGCTGTCGAACGACTTCATCCGCACCGCGCGCTCGAAGGGCCGGACGCGCGGATCGGCCATCATGCGCCACGGCGTCCGCGTCGCCCTCATCCCGATGTCGACGTTCTTCGCGTACTCGTTCGGGCTGATCCTGACCGGCGCGAGCATCACCGAGCTGGTCTTCAGCTGGCACGGCATGGGCGAGTACTTCGTCCAGGGCATCACCAACAACGACATCAACGCGGCATCGGGCACGATCCTCTTCACGGCGATCCTCGTGCTCATCGCAGGAACCCTCGCGGACCTGCTCTACGCCGCGCTCGACCCGCGAGTGAGGGTGTGA